The Nesterenkonia xinjiangensis genome contains a region encoding:
- a CDS encoding glycosyltransferase family 2 protein produces MSAPSNGHPHTTPQVTAVIPTVGRPSLRAAVRSALNQTIPTEPLVVVDDPDALSAVQTRLRGLDYRLVSTAGRQGGGAARNLGVQFAETPWVAFLDDDDDWVADKSERQIEHALGRAPTTARRSENGAPGTDSVPADVAVSCRALLVGAGTRAVPERPYRSETDELGGVAPGVGAYVLDRSTVRLRRHFLQTSTLLCARETALDVPWREELTRHQDWDWLIRLESAGVHIDTVPDILVRVQQGSPGSVSRSANWLGSRDWLESLTPDDVPPAARADFTASVVARGALASGDVSRGLGELFSGLRAGAHPAALLVGLSGLAVTRRARHG; encoded by the coding sequence ATGAGCGCCCCCAGCAACGGACACCCGCACACCACACCGCAGGTCACCGCCGTGATCCCCACCGTCGGCCGTCCGAGCTTGCGTGCCGCGGTCCGCTCGGCCCTGAACCAGACGATCCCGACCGAGCCGCTGGTCGTCGTCGATGATCCGGATGCGCTCTCCGCTGTCCAGACCCGGCTCCGCGGGCTCGACTATCGACTGGTCTCCACCGCGGGACGTCAAGGAGGCGGCGCCGCCCGCAACCTCGGCGTGCAGTTCGCCGAGACCCCGTGGGTGGCGTTCCTGGATGATGATGACGACTGGGTCGCCGACAAGTCCGAACGTCAGATCGAGCACGCGCTGGGTCGCGCGCCCACGACGGCTCGCAGGTCCGAGAACGGCGCCCCGGGCACCGACTCGGTACCCGCTGACGTGGCCGTCTCCTGCCGGGCGCTCCTGGTGGGAGCCGGCACCCGGGCCGTGCCGGAGCGCCCCTATCGATCCGAGACGGACGAGCTCGGCGGTGTCGCGCCCGGAGTGGGCGCCTATGTGCTTGACCGCTCCACCGTGCGCCTGCGCCGGCACTTCCTGCAGACCTCGACCCTGCTCTGTGCGCGGGAGACCGCGCTGGACGTGCCGTGGCGCGAGGAGCTGACCCGCCACCAGGACTGGGACTGGCTGATCCGGCTCGAGAGCGCCGGAGTCCACATCGACACGGTCCCGGACATCCTGGTGCGTGTCCAGCAGGGCAGCCCGGGTTCCGTCTCGCGCAGTGCGAACTGGTTGGGGAGCCGGGACTGGCTGGAATCCCTGACTCCCGACGACGTTCCACCGGCCGCCCGCGCCGACTTCACCGCCTCCGTGGTGGCCCGCGGAGCGCTCGCCTCCGGCGACGTGAGCCGTGGTCTCGGCGAGCTCTTCAGCGGTCTGCGCGCAGGAGCCCACCCGGCAGCCTTGCTGGTGGGGCTCAGCGGACTGGCTGTCACGAGGCGAGCGCGTCATGGCTGA
- a CDS encoding lipopolysaccharide biosynthesis protein, with amino-acid sequence MAERSWANAFLRTAGLRVAVLPLSAVLTLTSAGLTMHFAGAAAFGLITLVAQLRMALPFADLGLGAAVSRAVAQADSSVEADRAVAELIRRTSRLLGIVGLIGTFAAVLVGYAGFWSWLFSAPEALHGQLDVAMTISLVLFFLTLPLGLAERVLVGQDRADLLVLLGLVPGAITLVYVYAAGVAGVSPMWLALGLPLGMVIFLLLCRRAADYPTAGRTAGGGRATAGPSMTHILRGGLPVLLASVGLVLLEQHGRIVLAATATAEQLSEYALALQLYMPIYSVMHMAAIVFWPRFSVSLDRSLWLRANAALIGLGSAAAVGYLCLARPVSRLISGGELQPSWSLTIAMTVLLVAQSAHLTQVNLLTDRPGYRRQAAMSCSALVCVVPLTLLGVQHGLGATAPAVAMIAVIVVLQVIPGMLVAARRVSPSAPRISDLPADHSTVQDLTRSTPR; translated from the coding sequence ATGGCTGAGCGCAGCTGGGCGAACGCCTTCCTCCGCACCGCCGGGCTGCGCGTCGCCGTGCTGCCGCTCTCGGCCGTGCTGACGCTGACCAGCGCCGGGCTCACCATGCACTTCGCCGGCGCGGCCGCCTTCGGGCTCATCACTTTGGTGGCCCAGCTGCGCATGGCGCTGCCCTTCGCGGACCTGGGGCTCGGCGCCGCCGTCTCCCGGGCAGTGGCCCAGGCCGACTCCTCGGTGGAGGCGGATCGAGCGGTGGCGGAGCTGATCCGCCGCACCAGCCGGCTGCTGGGCATCGTCGGTCTGATCGGGACCTTCGCCGCCGTCCTGGTGGGGTACGCCGGATTCTGGTCCTGGCTCTTCAGCGCCCCGGAGGCGCTGCACGGTCAGCTCGACGTCGCCATGACGATCTCGCTGGTGCTGTTCTTCCTCACCCTGCCGCTCGGACTGGCCGAACGGGTCCTCGTCGGTCAGGACCGGGCTGATCTCCTGGTCCTCCTGGGGCTCGTCCCCGGCGCGATCACCCTGGTCTATGTCTATGCCGCCGGCGTGGCGGGGGTGAGCCCCATGTGGCTGGCCCTCGGACTGCCATTGGGGATGGTCATCTTCCTGCTGCTCTGCCGCCGGGCGGCGGACTATCCCACGGCAGGCCGGACAGCCGGGGGCGGCCGCGCGACGGCGGGCCCCTCGATGACGCACATCCTGCGCGGTGGACTGCCGGTGCTGCTGGCCTCGGTGGGATTGGTCCTGCTGGAGCAGCACGGCCGCATCGTGCTGGCGGCCACCGCCACCGCCGAGCAGCTCAGCGAGTACGCGCTGGCCCTGCAGCTGTACATGCCCATCTACTCGGTGATGCACATGGCCGCCATCGTGTTCTGGCCGCGATTCTCCGTCTCGCTGGACCGGAGCCTGTGGCTGCGCGCCAATGCTGCGCTGATCGGCCTGGGGAGCGCCGCCGCCGTCGGGTATCTGTGCCTGGCCCGCCCGGTCTCTCGACTGATCAGCGGCGGAGAGCTTCAGCCCTCCTGGTCCCTGACCATCGCGATGACGGTCCTGCTGGTGGCGCAGTCCGCGCACCTGACACAGGTCAACCTGCTCACCGACCGTCCCGGATACCGCCGCCAGGCCGCGATGTCCTGCTCGGCGCTGGTGTGCGTGGTGCCGCTGACCCTCCTGGGGGTCCAGCACGGGCTCGGTGCGACGGCGCCCGCGGTGGCGATGATCGCCGTGATCGTCGTGCTGCAGGTCATCCCCGGGATGCTGGTGGCCGCTCGACGGGTCAGCCCGTCCGCACCGAGAATCTCTGACCTTCCTGCTGACCACTCGACCGTTCAAGACCTGACGAGGAGCACCCCCCGATGA
- a CDS encoding ATP-grasp fold amidoligase family protein has product MRTTLRRLLEPVPDPLVRHMMYRRRFGRWGDFRDAPRFTELLTRRMLQERSQQIAWTCDKVRMKAHALRICPDLRVPETLWRGYDLADLDLAGLPDRWVIKPNHASGMVAFGDRETTPAQLRRLTRGWLRTYDRAALGEWAYRWADHSLLVEPDISQDRGRDLVDYKFYVFHGEVKMLHRSSGRFTAGHRERFYSPDWQVLDLFNGVSQEPESPAPASLERMVELAEALARGFEFMRVDFYEIDGVPWFGELTPYPSGGMDPFEPEQFDLEMGRWWTGRQEAGIS; this is encoded by the coding sequence ATGAGGACCACTCTGCGACGTCTCCTGGAACCCGTGCCTGATCCGCTCGTGCGGCACATGATGTATCGCCGCCGCTTCGGCCGCTGGGGAGACTTCCGTGACGCGCCCCGGTTCACCGAGCTCCTCACCCGGAGGATGCTGCAGGAACGGAGCCAGCAGATCGCCTGGACCTGTGACAAGGTCCGGATGAAGGCCCATGCCCTCCGGATCTGCCCGGACCTGCGCGTGCCCGAGACCCTCTGGCGCGGCTACGACCTCGCCGACCTCGACCTGGCCGGGCTGCCGGACCGCTGGGTGATCAAGCCGAACCATGCCAGCGGCATGGTCGCCTTCGGGGACCGGGAGACGACGCCGGCGCAGCTCCGGCGCCTCACCCGCGGGTGGCTGCGCACCTATGACCGGGCGGCACTGGGGGAGTGGGCCTATCGCTGGGCCGACCACTCCCTGCTCGTCGAGCCCGACATCAGCCAGGACCGGGGTAGGGATCTTGTGGACTACAAGTTCTACGTGTTCCACGGTGAGGTGAAGATGCTGCACCGCTCTTCGGGCCGGTTCACCGCCGGCCACCGGGAACGCTTCTACTCCCCGGACTGGCAGGTGCTGGACCTCTTCAACGGCGTCTCCCAGGAGCCGGAGTCCCCGGCACCGGCTTCTTTGGAGCGGATGGTGGAGCTCGCCGAGGCCCTGGCGCGCGGGTTCGAGTTCATGCGCGTGGACTTCTATGAGATCGACGGCGTCCCCTGGTTCGGTGAACTCACCCCCTATCCCTCGGGCGGCATGGACCCCTTCGAACCGGAGCAGTTCGACCTCGAGATGGGTCGATGGTGGACGGGTCGGCAGGAGGCGGGGATCTCATGA